Proteins encoded within one genomic window of Ovis aries strain OAR_USU_Benz2616 breed Rambouillet chromosome 1, ARS-UI_Ramb_v3.0, whole genome shotgun sequence:
- the PRKAB2 gene encoding 5'-AMP-activated protein kinase subunit beta-2 → MGNTSDRVAGERHGAKAARAEGAGGHAPGKEHKIMVGSTDDPSVFSLPDSKLPGDKEFVSWQQDLEDSVKPTQQARPTVIRWSEGGKEVFISGSFNNWSTKIPLIKSHNDFVAILDLPEGEHQYKFFVDGQWVHDPSEPVVTSQLGTINNLIHVKKSDFEVFDALKLDSMESSETSCRDLSSSPPGPYGQEMYVFRSEERFKSPPILPPHLLQVILNKDTNISCDPALLPEPNHVMLNHLYALSIKDSVMVLSATHRYKKKYVTTLLYKPI, encoded by the exons ATGGGAAACACCAGCGATCGAGTGGCCGGGGAGCGCCACGGCGCCAAGGCTGCGCGCGCCGAGGGCGCCGGCGGCCATGCTCCGGGTAAGGAACATAAGATCATGGTGGGGAGCACCGACGACCCCAGCGTCTTCAGCCTGCCGGACTCCAAG CTCCCTGGGGACAAAGAGTTTGTATCATGGCAGCAGGATTTGGAGGACTCCGTAAAGCCCACACAGCAGGCCCGGCCCACTGTTATCCGCTGGTCTGAAGGAGGCAAGGAGGTCTTCATCTCTGGGTCCTTCAACAATTGGAGCACCAAGATTCCACTGATTAAGAG CCATAATGACTTTGTTGCCATCCTGGACCTCCCTGAGGGAGAGCACCAGTACAAGTTTTTTGTGGATGGACAGTGGGTTCACGATCCATCAGAG CCTGTGGTTACCAGTCAGCTTGGCACAATTAACAATTTGATTCATGTCAAGAAATCTGATTTTGAGGTGTTTGATGCTTTAAAGCTAGATTCAATGGAAAGCTCAGAGACATCTTGTCGAG ACCTTTCCAGCTCACCCCCAGGGCCTTATGGTCAAGAAATGTATGTGTTTCGATCAGAGGAGAGATTTAAATCCCCACCCATCCTGCCTCCTCACCTTCTCCAAGTTATTCTTAACAAGGACACTAACATATCT tgtgaCCCAGCCTTGCTCCCCGAGCCCAATCATGTTATGCTGAACCATCTCTATGCATTGTCCATTAAG GACAGTGTGATGGTCCTTAGTGCAACCCATCGCTACAAGAAGAAGTATGTCACTACTCTTCTGTACAAGCCCATCTGA